Within the Risungbinella massiliensis genome, the region TTGTTAGACCTGCCTCATTATCTGCGCCCGTTTCAATCGTAATAGAAAAACTCTCGATATTAGCTGATTCATCCACACCGTTAATGGTGGCCGTTACTTGATGAGGTGCGTAAATCTCCCCTTGTGTAAAAGTAGGGGTAGCTTGAAGAGAGGATTTGGAGTCTTTCCCTCCTAATAGATCAACACTAGCCAATAAGAAGCCATCATCTAGCTCGAGCGAAATGTTTTCTACTACACATCCAGTGAAAACATGCTCAAATACATCCTTTCCGGCTCTTGCTGTGAATGATTTCATGAGTGCAGATTGTTCTGGAAAGAATCGATGGGTGAAGCTAGGCGAAGTACCTGTTACCTCATAACCACCTAATGCCCACTTCAAGAACCAAGGGAATGCCTCTATATCAAAAGGAGTAGTAAAAGATCCTTCAGACATATATGGGGCTGGTGCAACCACTCGATCTAGTCGGCTAACCCCCTCGTATATGAGAGCTTGATCGCCACTAGGATCTATTTCTACACTCTCTGGA harbors:
- a CDS encoding phage tail tube protein codes for the protein MAISRYFAFAEETTFGTAATAAETIDPESVEIDPSGDQALIYEGVSRLDRVVAPAPYMSEGSFTTPFDIEAFPWFLKWALGGYEVTGTSPSFTHRFFPEQSALMKSFTARAGKDVFEHVFTGCVVENISLELDDGFLLASVDLLGGKDSKSSLQATPTFTQGEIYAPHQVTATINGVDESANIESFSITIETGADNEAGLTIGNRFPRRAYRGAFMVEIELGLSFFSTTQLEKFWGTATGPTTTTLQEFEMTIHVGDNIDILIPRAVYTSMEQPLGGRDRIEQTATLRGLVKADGTGPIEFSITNDKASYNVA